The segment CCCATTTCGGCCAACTCGCCCAGGCGGTCGCCGAGACCCTCGCGACTCGACGCGACCCCCGTCAACTCCATCCCCTGATGACACCGGCCGCGTTCGAGTGTCTCCAGGACAACATCGGCGTCTACGGTTGGCGCACCACACCACGCCTACGGCGTCTGCGCTCCCTCTCCCCCCGCCCAGGCGCCCTCGAGGTCTGCGCCGTCGTGCAGTGCGGCGGACGGGTCCGGGCGCTCGCCCTGCGCTTCGAGGGTGTCGAGCGGGCCTGGCTCTGCTGCTACCTACGCACCGCCTGACGACCGGCTCATGATCGTCACCAGTAGGATGATCCGCATGGGTGAAATCGGACTCTTCGAACTTGTCCTGCTGGTGGCGATGCTGGCGGCCCCGCTCGCCATCCTCGGCGCGGCCGTCGTCTACGTCGTGCGCGTCGCCCGGCTGGGACCCGCGGAAACACTCAACCGCGCGACGCGCCGCAGAAATCTCCCGCAGTAATCAACCGACTACTTTTCGCACGCACACCGCATCTCCGTTCCCAGACTTCTCAGTTTCGAACAAAGAAACCACCAAGGACGTAACGATTCGTTCAACATCGGTACGAGTTGCGTTCCAGCTCCTTTAACCCGATGCTAGATTCGATGCGTCCCCAACGAACGCCTCGGCGTGCAGGGTGATCAAAGCCGCGCCGGCCGACCTCGGTTAATCCGCGGCACCACGACAGAAGCCAGATTCCTTTCTGGAGTAGACTTGACCCGCCCTGCGACCTTCGTGGCTCGACGCTCCGCCGCTGTTTGTCGGTTACTTCGCTGCTGGCCTGCGGCTGAATACATTTATCAGACCGCAATTCACCGTGGCGCGGCCGACGCTGGATTGCATTTCCGACTGGGGCAGGTTCGCGAACACCGCGGAAATCCCGCAGGCGCGCTCGACGCCTATACGACGGCAATTCAGCTCGACTCCTCCGCCGCGATCCACCATTTCCGTATGGGGCGCGCGCTGGAACAGCTCGACCGACTCGCCGAGGCCGAAGAGGCTTATGCGGAGGCGCTGCTGCGGGATTCCGCCGACACCGTGGCCCTGCGTCAGCGCGCGAAACTCCGGGAGAAGCGGAAGAATTTCCAGGCCGCCGCCGAGGACTACGAGCGGGCGCTGGAACTGGCGCCGCACCGCAAGGACCTGCACCTCGCCCTGGCCAACGCGCTGGAGAAGGCCTGCGCGCCGTTGCGCGCCGTCGACGTCTACTCCGGACTGCGCGAACGCTTCGGGGACGACGCCAAGGTGCGCCGCAAACTCGCGATCGCCTACGACAAGTCCGGTGACTGGCAGGCGGCGCGCGACATGCTCAGTCACGTCATCGCCGAACGCCCCGCGGACAGGGACGCGCACTACCGGCTCGCCGGCGTCATCGACCGGTTGGGGCGGATCCCGTTCGTACTGCGGGAAGGTGAGGTCCTCCACGTCACCTCCTCCGAACCGGACGACCTGGGCAGCCGGGCGATGTCCCACTTCGAGACCTCGCTGGCGGGGCAGCCCAAGAAGGTGACCTGGCTACACCGGGCCGCGGCCCGTCTGGCCCGGCGCAAGACGCTGTACAAGGTCGCCATGCGGGTCCCCATCGTGGCGACGCGCCTGCACCGTCGTGTGTCCCGCCCGGAGACCCGGTTGCGGCGGCTGTACGAGCTCGGCCAGATGTACGAGCGTGCGGGGAAGCTCGCGGAGGCGGCGCGGCACTACCGGTCCGCCGTGGCCGGCCTGGAGAGCGTCGACGCCATCTGGGTGCACAAGGCCGAGCCGGCGTGGCGGTTCCGCCTGGCCTACGTCGAGACGCGGCTGGGGGCCAACCTCGCCGAGGCAACGGCCGACGACGCCGCGCCCGACGCCGACGACGCCCGGCTCCTGCGTGAGGCCCACCCCGACACCGAGGCCTCCTCGATGTTGGTACGCGGACAGCAGCCGGGCGGCTTCTTCGACGCCACGATCGTGGACGTCGGCCTGCGGGTCGAGGGTTTCCTGCTGCCGACCGACGGTGACGACACGGTCGACATCCACCTCGACGGCGCGCCGGTGAAGAGTGTCGCCACCAACCCCAAGGCGTGGCTGCGTCCCTTCAGTTTCGACCTGTCCCACAAGGTCCTGGCCCAACTGCCCACGACGTCGCGCCTCACCCTGTCCTGCGGTGACCGCCCACTGGTCAGCACCCGGGGCAGCACGGTCATGGCGTTGACCGTGCCCGACGGCTCCAGTCGCCTCCCCGAACTGATGGACGCCGGCTACACCATCAGCAAGAAGGGTGTGCTGGCCGCCCCGCCGGAGGAGATCTCCGACCGGCAGCTCCGGTACCTCAAGTCCTACGGCGAGGCCAAGGACAAGTTCGAGGAGGTTCTGGGCAAGAAACTGTTCCTGCTGTACGGGACGCTGCTGGGCTGCTACCGGGACCGGGCCTTCATCGCCGGGGACGACGACTTCGACGTCGCCTACATCTCCGACGCCACCGACCCGGTGGAGCTGAAGTCGGAACTGCAGGACCACGCTCTGGCGCTGCTGGCCGCCGGATACGACATCAGCATCACGGTCACCGGGCGCCTGTTCAAGGTTCGCCTGGGCCGGACCTGGCTGGACGTCAACGCGTTGTGGTTCTACGCCGACCGCGCCTGGGCGTTCGACGCCCACAACCTGAAGCGGTCACAGTTCGAACCGGTGTCCACCATGGAGTTCCTGGAACACGACGTCTACGTGCCGCGTGAGATCGAGGCGTTCCTGAGCGACAACTACGGCACCGACTGGCGTACACCCCAACCCGATTTTCGCTATTACCGCAGTGAAGAGGACCGTCGGATCCTGCGCCGTTCCTGGCTCACGCCCAGTGAGGCCCGGGAGTTCGCCCGCCTGTGCGCTCTGGAGCAGAGCCGCAACCCACGGGCCGGAACCTTCGTCGGTATCGGTGACCCCGCCGACACCGGGTTCAGCGTCTAGGAACCGTTTCCCCCTCTCCCCCATTCCCGTCGTGACGTGACCACGTGGCGGCGGGACAACCGGATATTTGGAGTGCAAGGACATGACAGAGCGACCGCAGGTCTACGTGGGCATGAGCGCAGACCTCATCCACCCGGGGCACATCAACATTCTGCGCGAGGCGAGCCAGCTCGGGGACGTCACCATCGGGCTCCTCACCGACGCCGCGATCGCCAGCTACAAGCGTCTCCCCCACATGTCCTACGAGCAGCGCAAGACCGTGGTGGAGAACCTCGCCGGGGTCACCCGGGTCGTCGCCCAGGAGACGTTGGACTACGTCCCCAACCTGGAGAGCCTGCGTCCCGACTTCGTCGTGCACGGCGACGACTGGAAGTCCGGGGTCCAGGAGCGCACCCGTGAGCGCGTGATCTCCGCCCTGGACCAGTGGGGCGGCAAGCTCGTCGAGGTCCCCTACACCCCGGGCATCTCCTCCACCCAGCTCAACTCCTCGGTCAAGCAGGTCGGCACCACGCCGGACGTGCGGCTCACTCGCCTGCGCCGGCTGCTCGACGCCAAGCCGATCACCCGCATCATCGAGGCGCACAGCGGCCTCACCGGGCTGATCATCGAGAGCACGAGCGTCAAGCGTGAGGACGGCAGCACCGTCGAGTTCGACGGCATGTGGTCCTCCTCCCTCACCGACTCCACCGCGCGCGGCAAGCCCGACATCGAGGCCGTGGACATCTCCTCCCGGCTGCAGATGGTCAACGAGCTGTTCGAGGTCACCACCAAGCCGCTGGTGTTCGACGGCGACACGGGGGGCAAGCCCGAACACTTCCCCTTCACCGTGCGCTCGTTGGAGCGGCTCGGCGTGTCCGCGGTCATCATCGAGGACAAGG is part of the Spiractinospora alimapuensis genome and harbors:
- a CDS encoding Rv3235 family protein, encoding MIPHTSLTHAQPPRPHPAIVVSSPPSAPLSHFGQLAQAVAETLATRRDPRQLHPLMTPAAFECLQDNIGVYGWRTTPRLRRLRSLSPRPGALEVCAVVQCGGRVRALALRFEGVERAWLCCYLRTA
- a CDS encoding tetratricopeptide repeat protein translates to MARRSAAVCRLLRCWPAAEYIYQTAIHRGAADAGLHFRLGQVREHRGNPAGALDAYTTAIQLDSSAAIHHFRMGRALEQLDRLAEAEEAYAEALLRDSADTVALRQRAKLREKRKNFQAAAEDYERALELAPHRKDLHLALANALEKACAPLRAVDVYSGLRERFGDDAKVRRKLAIAYDKSGDWQAARDMLSHVIAERPADRDAHYRLAGVIDRLGRIPFVLREGEVLHVTSSEPDDLGSRAMSHFETSLAGQPKKVTWLHRAAARLARRKTLYKVAMRVPIVATRLHRRVSRPETRLRRLYELGQMYERAGKLAEAARHYRSAVAGLESVDAIWVHKAEPAWRFRLAYVETRLGANLAEATADDAAPDADDARLLREAHPDTEASSMLVRGQQPGGFFDATIVDVGLRVEGFLLPTDGDDTVDIHLDGAPVKSVATNPKAWLRPFSFDLSHKVLAQLPTTSRLTLSCGDRPLVSTRGSTVMALTVPDGSSRLPELMDAGYTISKKGVLAAPPEEISDRQLRYLKSYGEAKDKFEEVLGKKLFLLYGTLLGCYRDRAFIAGDDDFDVAYISDATDPVELKSELQDHALALLAAGYDISITVTGRLFKVRLGRTWLDVNALWFYADRAWAFDAHNLKRSQFEPVSTMEFLEHDVYVPREIEAFLSDNYGTDWRTPQPDFRYYRSEEDRRILRRSWLTPSEAREFARLCALEQSRNPRAGTFVGIGDPADTGFSV
- the aepX gene encoding phosphoenolpyruvate mutase yields the protein MTERPQVYVGMSADLIHPGHINILREASQLGDVTIGLLTDAAIASYKRLPHMSYEQRKTVVENLAGVTRVVAQETLDYVPNLESLRPDFVVHGDDWKSGVQERTRERVISALDQWGGKLVEVPYTPGISSTQLNSSVKQVGTTPDVRLTRLRRLLDAKPITRIIEAHSGLTGLIIESTSVKREDGSTVEFDGMWSSSLTDSTARGKPDIEAVDISSRLQMVNELFEVTTKPLVFDGDTGGKPEHFPFTVRSLERLGVSAVIIEDKEGLKRNSLYGTDVAQTQSSIEDFSNRIAIGKKAQITDDFMIIARIESLILEKGMEDAVARAEAYIDAGADGIMIHSRQKTPDEVFEFCSRFNKLPRRVPLIVVPTSYHQVTEAELVDHGVNLVIYANHMLRAAYPQMAKVATTILEHGRAYEADPMLAPIKDALAIVPANES